A single window of Micrococcaceae bacterium Sec5.1 DNA harbors:
- a CDS encoding ATP-dependent DNA helicase, translating to MTTDLLEGSETRDAEILDVESGLPVPRFSPSELADILGEKNHPTAEQASIISSSLTPRLVIAGAGSGKTATMADRVVWLVANGWVRPEEVLGVTFTRKAAGELASRIRAKLATLQRIAGEDDGSIGFPEGLLGADDLEPKVSTYHSYASGIVSDYGLRLGIERDVVLLGAAQSWQLASEVVEAYDGEYEHFTAAKSTLVNAVIQLAGECAEHLQDPAAVRDWVLERVQSFEQLPYVAGAKKNPTQAAGELAAMLRTRASVADMVLRYQDAKRQRGVLDFGDLVALAARISREIPLAAATERARYKVVLLDEFQDTSHAQLVLFSRLFGLGHAVTAVGDPNQSIYGFRGASAGQLFHFVQEFPVRHNDQESGGEAYSVAPTSYLTTAWRNGRNILQAANTIAAPLNKAAATDGPAGERGNAGGVAVPPLVPSPAAAEGSVVIGRFGTDEDEAGAIARDIRRYQRTVFEDEKDGTPVKPTTAVLCRRRAQMECLRREFELQGIPYEIVGLGGLLDTPEIVDLVATLRVLADPGRSDALMRLLAGARWRIGPADLMAFNDWSRFLAKRRSGPGNTLEVADEDPAAVVMESDITDAASLVEALDFLPRPGWTSGHGRTLSPSALQRLTRLSEELRSLRTYIGDDLTTLLGEVERAMLLDIEVAAKPGVSIHQARRNLDAFQDAAAGFLQTSQRIDLLAFLSWLEAAASEEGGLDIAPLETNREAVQLLTVHASKGLEWDVVFVPGLNAGSFPSNRDSRWSSGAAALPWPLRGDRADLPQWDLDQQDQKGWLDAEKDFKSEVQHHGEAEERRLAYVAYTRAKFVLMVSSSAWNGSRSGMAGMSSFLSELAPLAGVPSSSGNALAVVAGRSVVVHPESVAEESLPDSSPLTATLEVAQFPYDPLEGPSDPRTGARIRLVPGRRAAMDRAAAQVLEFMEGAASEASPEELTGNPGRWSHEAQLLLDRRLQGKLHQDVHLPSHISASLFVDLGSDPAAVLAQLRRPVPREPGISARKGTAFHAWVEEYFGTTGMLDIDEAPGSDAHIDEAYGLDHMVEAFKQSEWAHRAPAFVEVPVETRIGEVVVRGRIDAVFRDADGRWQLIDWKTGRRPAGKQLAARAVQLAVYRLAWARLKGVPLEEVSAAFYYVAEDAVVRPHDLGSAGELEQIIGKALKNELSGGDSR from the coding sequence ATGACTACCGATCTTCTTGAAGGATCCGAAACCAGGGACGCCGAAATCCTGGATGTGGAGTCCGGGCTGCCTGTTCCCAGGTTCTCCCCGTCCGAGTTGGCAGACATTCTTGGCGAAAAGAACCATCCCACTGCAGAGCAGGCCAGCATTATTTCTTCCTCGCTCACTCCGCGCCTTGTGATAGCTGGCGCGGGCTCGGGGAAGACTGCCACCATGGCAGACCGCGTTGTGTGGCTTGTGGCCAATGGTTGGGTCCGGCCCGAGGAAGTCCTCGGTGTGACATTTACCCGTAAAGCTGCCGGCGAGCTGGCCAGCAGAATCCGGGCCAAACTGGCCACCCTCCAGCGAATAGCAGGCGAGGACGATGGCAGCATCGGCTTCCCTGAGGGGCTTCTGGGTGCCGATGACCTTGAGCCCAAGGTGTCCACTTACCATTCCTACGCGAGCGGAATTGTTTCGGATTATGGATTGAGATTGGGCATCGAGCGTGACGTCGTCCTGCTGGGTGCCGCGCAATCGTGGCAGTTGGCAAGCGAGGTCGTTGAGGCCTACGACGGCGAATATGAGCACTTCACCGCGGCAAAGTCGACGCTCGTCAATGCCGTCATCCAGCTCGCGGGTGAGTGCGCAGAACACCTCCAGGACCCCGCCGCCGTCCGGGACTGGGTGCTGGAGCGCGTTCAGTCCTTCGAACAGCTCCCTTATGTGGCCGGTGCAAAGAAGAACCCGACGCAGGCGGCAGGCGAGCTCGCTGCCATGCTACGGACCCGGGCCAGCGTCGCAGACATGGTTCTCCGGTACCAGGATGCAAAACGGCAAAGGGGAGTGCTGGATTTCGGGGACCTCGTGGCACTCGCGGCCCGCATTTCGAGGGAAATACCATTGGCTGCGGCCACTGAGCGGGCACGCTACAAGGTGGTGCTGCTGGACGAGTTCCAGGACACTTCGCATGCCCAGCTTGTCTTGTTTTCGCGCCTCTTCGGTCTCGGCCATGCCGTCACCGCGGTAGGGGACCCCAACCAATCGATCTACGGATTCCGCGGTGCCTCGGCGGGGCAGCTCTTCCACTTTGTGCAGGAGTTCCCTGTGAGGCACAACGACCAAGAGTCAGGCGGCGAGGCCTATTCTGTGGCCCCGACGTCTTACCTGACCACGGCTTGGCGCAACGGCCGGAACATCCTCCAAGCGGCCAACACAATTGCGGCCCCGTTGAACAAAGCCGCGGCCACCGACGGTCCGGCGGGGGAGAGAGGGAATGCAGGTGGCGTTGCTGTTCCGCCCCTGGTGCCGAGTCCGGCCGCGGCCGAAGGCAGCGTTGTTATCGGTCGCTTTGGCACTGACGAAGACGAGGCTGGCGCTATTGCCCGCGACATCCGGCGCTACCAGAGGACTGTCTTCGAGGATGAGAAAGACGGTACTCCGGTCAAGCCAACCACGGCGGTTCTGTGCCGGCGACGTGCGCAGATGGAATGCCTTCGGAGGGAATTCGAACTCCAAGGAATTCCCTATGAGATCGTCGGCCTCGGCGGTCTGTTGGACACTCCTGAGATCGTGGACTTGGTGGCAACGCTGCGGGTCCTGGCTGATCCTGGCCGTTCCGATGCTTTGATGCGACTTCTGGCGGGAGCCCGCTGGCGCATTGGACCAGCGGACCTCATGGCGTTCAACGATTGGTCCCGTTTCCTGGCCAAGCGGAGGTCAGGACCTGGCAACACCCTTGAGGTCGCCGACGAAGACCCGGCTGCCGTCGTGATGGAAAGCGACATCACTGACGCCGCAAGCCTGGTGGAAGCCCTTGACTTCCTGCCGCGGCCGGGCTGGACATCCGGACATGGGAGAACACTGAGCCCTTCAGCCCTGCAACGATTGACGAGGTTGTCTGAGGAATTGCGCTCCCTTCGAACGTACATCGGTGATGACCTGACTACACTGCTCGGCGAAGTTGAGCGTGCCATGTTGCTGGATATCGAGGTGGCGGCAAAGCCGGGAGTGAGCATTCATCAAGCACGGCGAAACCTGGATGCCTTCCAGGACGCAGCCGCTGGATTCCTGCAGACGTCGCAGCGGATCGACCTCCTGGCGTTCCTCTCCTGGCTGGAAGCTGCGGCCTCCGAAGAGGGTGGCCTGGATATTGCCCCTCTTGAAACCAACCGGGAAGCAGTCCAACTCCTGACCGTCCATGCCTCCAAGGGGCTGGAATGGGACGTCGTCTTTGTCCCCGGGCTCAACGCGGGTTCCTTCCCCAGCAACAGGGACTCAAGGTGGAGCAGCGGTGCAGCTGCCTTGCCATGGCCGTTGCGGGGTGACCGAGCCGATCTGCCGCAGTGGGATCTTGACCAGCAGGACCAAAAGGGTTGGCTGGACGCAGAGAAGGACTTCAAATCGGAAGTTCAACATCATGGCGAAGCCGAGGAACGCAGGCTTGCATACGTCGCCTACACCCGGGCCAAGTTCGTTTTGATGGTATCCAGCTCCGCGTGGAATGGGTCCAGGTCCGGTATGGCAGGGATGTCGTCGTTCCTATCCGAGCTGGCGCCACTCGCGGGAGTGCCCTCCTCGTCCGGGAATGCCCTCGCTGTCGTGGCCGGGCGGAGCGTTGTGGTCCACCCTGAATCAGTAGCCGAAGAATCACTGCCCGATAGCAGTCCGCTCACAGCAACGTTGGAAGTGGCTCAATTTCCTTATGATCCACTCGAAGGCCCGTCCGATCCGCGTACCGGAGCCCGTATCAGGCTCGTTCCCGGCCGCCGGGCCGCCATGGACCGGGCTGCAGCCCAGGTACTTGAATTCATGGAGGGAGCCGCTTCCGAAGCATCACCGGAAGAGTTGACAGGCAACCCGGGGCGCTGGTCACACGAAGCCCAGCTGCTATTGGATCGCCGGCTCCAGGGAAAACTTCATCAGGACGTGCACTTGCCCAGCCATATCTCGGCGTCCCTGTTTGTTGACCTTGGCTCAGATCCTGCAGCTGTGCTGGCCCAACTCCGTCGGCCCGTGCCCCGCGAACCAGGCATTTCGGCCCGAAAGGGCACAGCCTTCCACGCCTGGGTGGAGGAGTACTTCGGAACAACCGGCATGTTGGACATCGACGAAGCACCTGGCTCGGATGCCCATATCGACGAAGCGTACGGCTTGGATCACATGGTTGAAGCGTTCAAGCAATCAGAGTGGGCGCATCGGGCTCCAGCCTTTGTGGAAGTGCCTGTGGAAACGAGGATCGGTGAGGTGGTGGTCCGGGGACGTATCGACGCCGTCTTCCGTGACGCGGACGGGCGCTGGCAACTCATTGACTGGAAGACGGGTCGCCGGCCGGCGGGCAAACAGCTCGCAGCGAGAGCCGTGCAACTGGCTGTCTACCGACTTGCATGGGCGAGGTTGAAGGGCGTTCCCCTGGAGGAAGTCAGCGCGGCGTTCTATTACGTTGCAGAGGATGCTGTCGTGCGTCCGCATGACTTGGGCAGTGCCGGGGAACTTGAGCAGATCATCGGCAAGGCCCTCAAGAACGAGTTATCGGGTGGGGACTCCAGGTAG
- the nudC gene encoding NAD(+) diphosphatase, translating into MSYAESPALANHLMETVLPVRPALVDRGSSERMKPGMVEDLIVSGKAKAMVISQRKALVNADGLWFGDAGPLWAALGEAKTGALTAIYLGTTLRPSSVAEGTPVLLFTVAEPPVPGTALIPSDAQWAGFREVAGRLDATDTALFIEASAISNWHATHTHCPQCGTPTDIETGGWVRRCPKDNSEHYPRTDPAIIVTVVGPDGRLLLGGGGPADARNYSTLAGFVEPGESLEQAVVREIGEEVGVRVTACQYLGSQSWPFPASLMLGFTAITNDAVARPDGVEVTRARWFSREELQEAVLSGEITISTRLSIARSLIEHWYGGVIEDLQP; encoded by the coding sequence ATGAGTTATGCGGAGTCTCCGGCGCTGGCCAACCACTTGATGGAAACTGTTCTTCCAGTGCGCCCGGCGTTGGTGGACCGAGGCTCCAGTGAGCGCATGAAGCCTGGCATGGTTGAAGACCTCATCGTCTCTGGCAAGGCCAAGGCCATGGTCATTTCCCAACGCAAGGCGCTGGTGAACGCGGACGGCCTCTGGTTCGGGGACGCTGGCCCGCTGTGGGCGGCCCTCGGCGAGGCAAAAACTGGCGCCCTGACGGCTATCTACTTGGGTACAACCTTGCGGCCTTCTTCCGTGGCCGAGGGTACTCCTGTTTTGCTGTTTACAGTTGCTGAACCGCCCGTTCCGGGGACAGCCCTGATCCCTTCCGATGCGCAGTGGGCAGGGTTCCGGGAAGTTGCCGGACGTCTCGATGCTACTGACACCGCCCTGTTCATCGAAGCCAGCGCCATCTCCAACTGGCACGCAACACATACCCATTGCCCGCAGTGCGGTACCCCGACCGATATCGAAACCGGGGGCTGGGTGCGCCGGTGTCCCAAGGACAACTCTGAGCACTATCCGCGCACAGACCCGGCGATCATTGTTACTGTAGTTGGCCCTGATGGCCGGCTTCTGCTGGGTGGCGGCGGGCCTGCCGACGCCAGGAACTACTCCACCCTCGCTGGATTTGTTGAACCCGGGGAATCGCTTGAGCAGGCTGTTGTCCGCGAAATTGGCGAGGAAGTAGGTGTCCGCGTTACTGCATGCCAGTATCTCGGTTCGCAGTCGTGGCCCTTCCCTGCCTCGCTCATGTTGGGCTTTACGGCAATAACGAACGACGCCGTTGCCCGCCCCGACGGCGTCGAGGTCACCCGAGCGCGGTGGTTCAGCCGGGAAGAGTTGCAGGAGGCCGTGTTGAGTGGCGAGATCACCATCTCCACGCGCTTGTCGATCGCCCGCTCGTTGATTGAGCATTGGTACGGCGGCGTCATCGAAGACCTCCAGCCGTGA
- a CDS encoding zinc-dependent metalloprotease, protein MTSNPNNPSDDDETPKDPLAEMLQNLMGGQGMGNIDPAELAKAAGLPNDPQLLQQMFAQVQAMMSSTSEGPVNWQLAHENARRVAAAGSDPSVNAQQARDIDEALRLAELWLDPVTDLSATGLIGRAWSRAEWVEATLGTWKRLTEPVANSIANALSNALTQQMPEEMKSMMGGASSMLQNMGGAIFGMQLGQAIGALSAEVVSSTDIGVPLADLEMALLPANVAKFGEGLSLPENDVRLFLAVREAAHARLFVQVPWLRGHLLGAIEAYARGIHIDMSRIEDLARDLDPGNPEGIQEALSQGVFTPERTPVQTAALEKLETALALVEGWVDELTAEATDKVLPSATALRETVRRRRATGGPAEHAFSSLVGLELRPRRLREAATLWATLKEERGIAGRDAIWHHPDLLPTGEDLDDPKGFSERRRLAEASDTEVDDALQKLLSGGYDEPAEATSEDEDSQDEGSQDDTGPDSGSEDPKSPST, encoded by the coding sequence ATGACTTCCAATCCCAACAACCCGTCAGATGACGATGAGACGCCCAAGGACCCGCTGGCGGAAATGCTGCAGAACCTGATGGGCGGCCAGGGCATGGGTAACATCGATCCCGCCGAACTCGCCAAGGCCGCAGGGCTGCCCAACGATCCCCAGCTCCTGCAACAAATGTTCGCGCAGGTCCAGGCCATGATGAGTTCAACGTCCGAGGGTCCTGTGAACTGGCAACTGGCCCACGAGAATGCCCGGCGCGTTGCGGCGGCCGGGAGCGATCCCTCGGTCAACGCCCAGCAGGCCCGGGACATCGATGAAGCGCTCCGGCTCGCGGAACTGTGGCTGGATCCGGTAACAGATCTTTCCGCTACTGGACTTATCGGCCGTGCATGGTCCCGCGCGGAATGGGTTGAAGCAACCCTTGGAACGTGGAAGCGGCTGACTGAGCCAGTTGCCAACAGCATCGCCAATGCCTTGTCCAACGCGCTGACCCAGCAGATGCCCGAGGAAATGAAGTCCATGATGGGTGGCGCCTCGTCCATGCTGCAGAATATGGGCGGCGCCATTTTTGGGATGCAACTGGGACAGGCGATTGGCGCACTCTCGGCCGAGGTAGTCAGCTCCACGGACATTGGTGTTCCCTTGGCTGACCTGGAGATGGCTCTGCTCCCGGCCAACGTCGCCAAGTTCGGCGAAGGACTCAGCCTCCCCGAAAATGATGTCCGGCTCTTCCTCGCCGTCCGCGAGGCAGCCCACGCCCGGTTGTTCGTGCAGGTGCCGTGGCTTCGCGGCCACTTGCTCGGCGCCATTGAAGCCTATGCGCGAGGCATCCACATTGACATGTCCCGAATCGAGGATCTCGCCCGGGATCTGGATCCCGGCAATCCTGAAGGAATCCAGGAGGCCTTGTCCCAGGGTGTCTTCACTCCGGAGCGGACGCCAGTGCAGACCGCCGCTCTTGAGAAGCTCGAAACGGCGCTTGCCCTGGTGGAGGGGTGGGTAGATGAACTCACTGCTGAAGCCACGGACAAGGTACTGCCCTCGGCTACCGCCCTGCGCGAAACTGTCCGTCGTCGCCGTGCCACCGGCGGTCCCGCTGAACATGCTTTCTCTTCGCTTGTGGGGCTGGAACTGCGCCCACGCAGGCTTCGCGAGGCCGCTACTCTGTGGGCGACCCTGAAAGAAGAACGCGGTATTGCTGGCAGGGATGCCATCTGGCACCACCCTGACCTGCTGCCCACCGGGGAAGACCTCGACGATCCGAAGGGCTTCTCCGAACGCCGCAGGCTCGCCGAGGCCAGCGACACCGAAGTTGACGATGCTCTGCAGAAGCTCTTGAGCGGTGGCTACGATGAGCCCGCTGAAGCCACATCGGAGGACGAAGACTCCCAGGATGAAGGCTCCCAGGACGACACCGGGCCTGACTCGGGCAGCGAAGACCCGAAGTCACCGTCCACTTAA
- a CDS encoding M48 family metallopeptidase, with translation MPRSTAGQPDVQMLTDDGAPVVVRRSARRRRTVAAFWEDGNAVVAIPASFTKSQEREWVRRMLAKLQRQGERRAGKPDRRRPATDEALAQHAAHLSRTYLGGRAVPTSVRWVTNQNSRWGSATPADGTIRLSNKLQAMPQWVIDYVLLHELAHLLVAGHNAQFWRLLEAYPETQRAKAFLEGVAFATSRGLSGDANQSAGTEPDATG, from the coding sequence ATGCCGCGTTCAACAGCCGGTCAGCCCGACGTTCAGATGCTCACCGACGACGGCGCTCCGGTAGTCGTCAGGCGCTCAGCCCGGAGGCGGCGGACGGTAGCAGCGTTTTGGGAAGACGGTAATGCCGTTGTCGCGATTCCGGCAAGCTTTACTAAATCGCAGGAGCGCGAGTGGGTGCGGCGCATGCTTGCCAAGCTGCAGAGGCAAGGCGAGCGCCGGGCGGGTAAACCAGATCGGCGCAGGCCTGCTACGGACGAGGCACTTGCCCAGCATGCAGCGCACCTTTCGCGGACCTACCTCGGAGGACGGGCGGTTCCGACGTCGGTCCGCTGGGTGACCAACCAGAACTCCCGGTGGGGTTCGGCTACTCCAGCGGATGGAACCATCCGGCTTTCCAACAAGCTTCAGGCGATGCCCCAATGGGTGATCGACTACGTGCTCCTGCACGAATTGGCGCATCTGCTGGTAGCTGGACACAACGCGCAGTTTTGGCGCTTGCTTGAGGCCTACCCGGAGACACAGCGCGCCAAAGCATTCTTGGAGGGGGTCGCGTTCGCGACGTCCCGTGGGTTGAGCGGTGACGCCAACCAATCCGCCGGAACGGAACCGGACGCGACGGGCTAG
- a CDS encoding ATP-dependent DNA helicase UvrD2: MTGGIFDVGGSLEERILSGLDDEQREVASTLTGPLCVLAGAGTGKTRAITHRIAYGVHSGVYSPQRLLAVTFTARAAAEMRSRLRDLGVANVQARTFHAAALRQLQFFWPQAVGGTLPSLLDHKANMIAEASRRLRLSTDRASIRDLAAEIEWAKVSMLTPANYLENAQGRGTPGGFDLTAVSRVFQAYEDIKTDRNVIDFEDVLLITVGILQEDPKVAATVREQYRHFVVDEYQDVSPLQQRLLDLWLGGRDELCVVGDASQTIYSFTGASPKHLLNFKAHYPGATVVKLISDYRSTPQVVKLANDLLGSRRSGGPVADAAWAPPLKLVAQRPAGPEPRFMECPDDEAEAAVVAGRIQELLNTGVKASEIAILFRTNGQSEAYEQALASAGIGYQLRGGERFFARKEVRDAILQLRAATRAVAEGAPEPLGQIVRDIVASLGYSEAAPHSGGALRERWESLAALVALADELSVTRGESFTLAEFVNELQERSVAQHAPTVQGVTLASLHSAKGLEWDAVFLVGLSEGLMPISFADTPEDVDEERRLLYVGITRAREHLNLSWSSARTPGGRANRKPSRFLDGLRPDSVASANARSRAGSTRRKAAAPASCRVCGSMLASGAERKVGRCNQCPPTYEEQTFDALRQWRRDEAQSADVPAYVVFTDATLTAIAEARPASLEELAGLAGVGPSKLERYGEAVLAVLAESTNL, translated from the coding sequence GTGACAGGAGGAATTTTCGACGTCGGTGGCTCACTCGAGGAGCGAATCCTCAGCGGCTTGGATGATGAGCAACGTGAAGTAGCCAGCACTCTCACAGGCCCTCTGTGCGTACTTGCAGGTGCGGGCACAGGCAAGACCCGCGCCATCACGCATCGCATCGCCTATGGAGTGCACTCGGGAGTGTATTCGCCTCAGAGGCTGCTGGCCGTGACCTTTACAGCCAGGGCGGCGGCCGAAATGCGCAGCAGGCTTCGGGATCTTGGCGTGGCCAATGTCCAGGCGCGGACTTTCCACGCCGCGGCCCTGAGGCAATTACAGTTCTTCTGGCCTCAGGCGGTCGGCGGCACCCTGCCCAGCCTGCTGGACCACAAGGCGAACATGATCGCGGAGGCCTCACGCAGGCTTCGCCTCAGCACCGATCGCGCGTCCATCAGGGACTTGGCTGCAGAGATTGAGTGGGCAAAAGTATCTATGCTCACACCTGCCAACTACCTGGAGAATGCACAAGGACGCGGGACTCCGGGTGGTTTCGACCTCACGGCTGTGTCCAGGGTGTTCCAGGCGTACGAGGATATTAAGACTGACCGCAACGTCATTGACTTCGAAGACGTCCTGTTAATTACCGTTGGGATCCTCCAGGAGGATCCCAAAGTGGCAGCCACGGTCAGGGAGCAATACCGCCACTTCGTCGTCGACGAGTACCAGGACGTCTCCCCGCTTCAGCAGCGGCTCCTGGATCTCTGGCTGGGTGGCCGTGACGAATTGTGCGTGGTGGGCGATGCCAGCCAGACCATCTACTCCTTTACGGGGGCCTCGCCCAAGCATCTCTTGAATTTCAAGGCACACTATCCAGGTGCCACCGTGGTCAAGCTCATCAGTGACTACAGGTCCACGCCACAGGTCGTTAAGCTGGCCAATGATCTCCTCGGGTCCCGGCGAAGTGGCGGACCGGTTGCCGATGCGGCGTGGGCGCCTCCGCTCAAGCTTGTCGCCCAAAGGCCGGCCGGCCCGGAGCCTCGGTTCATGGAATGTCCGGACGACGAAGCGGAGGCGGCGGTCGTTGCCGGCAGAATCCAGGAGCTACTCAACACGGGAGTCAAGGCGAGCGAGATCGCCATACTGTTCCGCACCAACGGGCAATCCGAAGCTTACGAGCAAGCGTTGGCGTCGGCTGGGATCGGTTACCAGCTTCGCGGCGGAGAGAGGTTCTTCGCGCGCAAGGAGGTCCGGGATGCGATCCTGCAGTTGAGGGCTGCAACCAGGGCCGTGGCGGAAGGCGCTCCGGAGCCCTTGGGCCAGATTGTCCGTGACATTGTCGCTTCGCTTGGCTACAGCGAAGCCGCGCCGCACAGCGGGGGAGCCCTTCGCGAGCGTTGGGAATCGCTGGCTGCCTTGGTGGCCTTGGCTGATGAGTTGTCAGTCACGCGCGGAGAGTCTTTCACATTGGCTGAGTTCGTCAACGAGCTCCAGGAACGTTCGGTTGCCCAACATGCTCCCACGGTTCAAGGTGTGACCCTTGCCTCCCTTCACTCGGCAAAGGGGCTTGAATGGGACGCCGTGTTCCTGGTGGGCCTCAGCGAAGGACTCATGCCTATCTCCTTCGCGGACACTCCGGAGGACGTCGACGAAGAACGCCGGCTGCTCTACGTCGGGATCACCCGTGCGCGTGAGCATCTGAACCTGTCGTGGTCCTCTGCGCGTACTCCCGGTGGCCGTGCCAACCGCAAGCCCTCCCGTTTCCTCGATGGACTCCGGCCGGATTCGGTGGCGTCCGCGAACGCCAGGAGCCGGGCAGGTTCCACGCGCCGCAAAGCTGCGGCACCGGCGTCGTGCAGGGTATGTGGAAGCATGCTTGCCTCTGGGGCAGAGAGGAAGGTGGGTCGCTGCAACCAATGCCCGCCCACGTACGAGGAACAGACCTTCGACGCCCTGAGGCAGTGGCGGCGCGATGAAGCGCAATCTGCCGACGTTCCGGCCTACGTTGTCTTCACTGATGCCACATTAACGGCAATAGCCGAAGCCCGGCCGGCGTCGCTGGAGGAATTGGCTGGACTGGCGGGGGTAGGGCCGTCCAAACTGGAGCGCTACGGAGAAGCTGTCCTCGCCGTCCTCGCAGAAAGCACCAACCTCTGA
- a CDS encoding macrolide 2'-phosphotransferase, which produces MRRTPLELAAVATAAVPGLAPTATAYSPDDDADFDSALLLDAEGKRWRVRSPRHPEASTRLETEFMVLRAFAPAIRAELPFHVPTVAGTVRQGALTTFVYAHLQGSTLSIDELSAGSPALARDIGNALAAIHDLPLALVNNADLPSYSANEFRQRKLNELDQAATTGRIPAILLRRWEHALEDVALWRFNPSVVHGDLHEDNLMVQDDTVTALTGWTDLRIGDPADDFAWLVASNESSFVEAVLSRYTEARRDTPDAHLLRRAALLAEFALAQYLVKAMAVGHEDMTSEAVSMLQSLADDIQEQARHDQAVLAAEQAAAAEAEAEKAALQDASNHSIHTQQPAVTVVAIPDAGTSVSATPLAPTSSKDVPHAGLPDAQAPGKDAPDKEAPGKEAASGPDAETRSDKLAEEPTSRPQDDASTAALNVVNVTPLHAGERS; this is translated from the coding sequence GTGAGAAGAACACCGCTCGAACTGGCCGCTGTAGCAACCGCGGCGGTGCCCGGACTGGCACCGACGGCTACAGCCTATTCCCCCGACGACGACGCCGACTTCGATTCGGCGTTGTTGCTCGACGCGGAAGGCAAGCGCTGGCGCGTCCGTTCGCCGCGCCATCCCGAGGCCAGTACCCGCCTCGAAACGGAATTCATGGTCCTGCGTGCCTTCGCGCCCGCCATCCGTGCCGAGCTTCCTTTCCATGTGCCAACCGTCGCCGGCACAGTCCGGCAGGGCGCTCTCACAACGTTCGTGTACGCCCATCTGCAAGGTTCCACGCTGTCCATTGACGAACTATCCGCTGGCAGCCCGGCTTTGGCCCGTGATATTGGCAACGCCCTTGCCGCCATCCACGACCTCCCCCTGGCACTGGTCAACAACGCTGATCTGCCCAGTTACTCGGCCAACGAGTTTCGGCAGCGCAAGCTCAACGAATTGGACCAGGCAGCCACCACTGGCAGGATTCCTGCCATATTGCTGCGTCGCTGGGAACATGCCCTTGAGGACGTCGCGCTCTGGCGATTCAACCCCTCGGTGGTTCATGGCGACCTCCATGAAGACAACCTGATGGTCCAGGACGATACCGTGACGGCCCTGACAGGATGGACCGATCTCCGCATCGGTGATCCCGCAGATGATTTCGCCTGGCTGGTGGCGTCCAACGAATCCTCGTTCGTTGAGGCCGTGCTAAGCCGGTATACCGAGGCGCGCCGGGACACGCCGGACGCCCATCTGCTTCGACGGGCCGCTTTGCTGGCTGAATTCGCGTTGGCCCAGTACCTGGTGAAGGCAATGGCCGTTGGGCACGAGGATATGACGTCGGAGGCAGTATCAATGCTGCAGTCCCTCGCAGACGACATCCAAGAGCAAGCCCGGCATGACCAGGCCGTACTTGCCGCAGAGCAGGCAGCAGCAGCTGAGGCGGAGGCCGAAAAGGCAGCACTACAGGATGCCTCGAATCACTCCATCCACACCCAGCAGCCTGCTGTTACAGTTGTGGCGATTCCCGACGCCGGCACCTCAGTTTCAGCGACGCCCCTAGCTCCCACGTCTTCCAAGGACGTCCCCCACGCCGGATTGCCTGACGCCCAAGCGCCTGGCAAGGACGCGCCTGACAAGGAAGCGCCTGGCAAGGAAGCAGCATCAGGCCCGGATGCCGAAACCAGGTCCGATAAGTTGGCGGAAGAACCCACCTCCCGGCCTCAGGATGACGCGTCGACTGCAGCTTTGAACGTTGTCAATGTGACACCACTGCATGCTGGCGAACGTTCATAG